From Thermoflexus hugenholtzii JAD2:
GGAGGCCATCGTCCAGGCCAACCTGGAAGCGGTCCGCCGGGGCTTTGAGGAGGTGCGCATCGATCCCGGCCGGATCCCGGCGGGCGAATGGGCGCTGGAAGCCTCCACGGCGGGGATGGCCCTCCCCTGGTTTGAGCTGCCCCGGGGGGGCCTGATCCTGGACGCCGGGAACGCGGTGGCGTATGCCACGGGAGGCTGGCGGACCTTCCGGCCGGTGGTGGAGATGGAGAAATGCACGCACTGCCTCTATTGTTGGCTCTACTGCCCGGATGACGCGGTTCGGGTGGCCGGCGGGCGGTTCGTGGGCTTCGATGAGCTCCACTGCAAAGGATGCGGGATCTGCGCGGCCGTCTGTCCGCCCAAGGCCATCACCATGGTCGAGGAAGCCCGCCTGATGGCCGGAGCGTAAGGAGGTGCGGGATGGGCCGATGGATGGCGCTGGAAGGCACCGAGGCGGTGGCTTACGCGATGAAGCAGATCGCCCCGGACGTGGTGGCCGCTTACCCCATCACCCCTCAGACCGGGATCGTGCAGACCTTCGCCCAGTTCGTGGCGGACGGGGAGGTCCCCACAGAGTTCATCCAGGCGGAGAGCGAGCACAGCGCCCTGAGCGCCTGCGTGGGCGCGGCGGCCGCAGGGGCCCGCGCCATGACCGCCACCTCCTCCCAGGGCCTGGCCCTGATGTGGGAGATCCTCCCCATCGCCGCCGCGATGCGGCTGCCCATCGTGATGCCCGTCGTCAACCGGGCCCTCTCCGCGCCCATCAACATCCATTGTGACCACTCCGACTCCATGGGCGCCCGGGACACGGGCTGGATCCAGATCTATTCGGAGAACGCTCAGGAGGCCTACGATAACACCCTGCAGGCCGTGCGCATCGCGGAGCACCCCCAGGTCCGCTTGCCTGTGATGGTGATGCAGGACGGCTTCATCACCAGCCACGCGGTGGAGCGCGTGTGGGTGGAGGACGACGATGTGGTGCGGGCCTTCCTGGGGACCTATCAGCCGGCCTGCACCCTCCTGAACTTCGAGCGGCCGCTCACCTTCGGGGCCCTGGATTTCTACGACTATTACTTCGAACACAAACGCCACCAGGTGGAGGCCATGCGCCGGGCGAAAGACGCGATCCTGGAGGTGGCCGAGGATTTCGCCCGACGCTTCGGACGCCGCTACGGGCTCTTCGAGACCTACCAGCTGGAGGACGCCGAGGCCGCGGTGGTGGTCCTCTCCTCCACCGCCGGGACCGCCCGCGTGGCGGTGGACAACCTGCGGCGGATGGGCTGGCGGGTCGGCCTGCTCAAGCTGCGGGTCTATCGTCCCTTCCCGGATCATGAGATCATCGCCGCCCTGCGGCACCTGCGGGCCATCGGCGTGATGGACCGGGCCATCGCTTTTGGGGCACTGGAGAACGGAGGCCCCCTCTGGCTGGATCTGCTGGCAGCCGCCCACCGCCACGGCCTGCACATCCCCATTGCGGACTACGTGTTCGGCCTAGGCGGGCGGGACATCACCCCCTCGGAGATCGAGGGGATCTTCACCGACCTGATGCAGATCGCCGATCGCGGCGCGGTCACCCGCCCGGTCACCTACGTGGGGGTCCGCGGCGAGCTGCCGCTGCCCAGCCCCGCTGAGTGGTCCCTGTGGATCCCCGAGGCCACGATGGCTGGCGACTGAGGAGGTCCCCATGGTGGCTACTCCGCTGAACTTGAAGATCCTGTCGGAAAAGCGCACGCCCCTCTCCGGTGGGCACCGCATGTGCGCCGGATGCGCGGAGGCCATCATTGTGAAGCAGGTCCTGCTGGCCATCGACGACCCGGTGGTGGTGATCAACGGCACCGGCTGTCTGGAGGTCTCCACCACCATCTTCCCCTACACGGCGTGGCGCGTGCCCTGGATCCACGTGGCCTTCGAGAACACTGCCGCCGTGGCCGCAGGGGTGGAAGCCGCTTACCGCGCCCTCGTCCGCCGGGGGGCCCTCCCGGCCGACCGCCGGGTGGTCTTCGTGGCCTTCGCCGGGGATGGGGGGAGCTACGACATCGGCCTTCAGGCCCTCTCCGGGGCGCTGGAACGCGGGCACCGCTTCCTCTACGTGTGTCTGGACAACGAAGGCTACATGAACACCGGCATCCAGCGCTCCGGCGCCACTCCCCGGGGGGCCTGGACCACCACCACGCCGGTGGGGAAGGTCATGCCGG
This genomic window contains:
- the porA gene encoding pyruvate ferredoxin oxidoreductase, with the translated sequence MGRWMALEGTEAVAYAMKQIAPDVVAAYPITPQTGIVQTFAQFVADGEVPTEFIQAESEHSALSACVGAAAAGARAMTATSSQGLALMWEILPIAAAMRLPIVMPVVNRALSAPINIHCDHSDSMGARDTGWIQIYSENAQEAYDNTLQAVRIAEHPQVRLPVMVMQDGFITSHAVERVWVEDDDVVRAFLGTYQPACTLLNFERPLTFGALDFYDYYFEHKRHQVEAMRRAKDAILEVAEDFARRFGRRYGLFETYQLEDAEAAVVVLSSTAGTARVAVDNLRRMGWRVGLLKLRVYRPFPDHEIIAALRHLRAIGVMDRAIAFGALENGGPLWLDLLAAAHRHGLHIPIADYVFGLGGRDITPSEIEGIFTDLMQIADRGAVTRPVTYVGVRGELPLPSPAEWSLWIPEATMAGD
- a CDS encoding thiamine pyrophosphate-dependent enzyme is translated as MVATPLNLKILSEKRTPLSGGHRMCAGCAEAIIVKQVLLAIDDPVVVINGTGCLEVSTTIFPYTAWRVPWIHVAFENTAAVAAGVEAAYRALVRRGALPADRRVVFVAFAGDGGSYDIGLQALSGALERGHRFLYVCLDNEGYMNTGIQRSGATPRGAWTTTTPVGKVMPGKPQWRKDLTAIVAAHRIPYVAQVAPSHWKDLMTRVRKAVASGGPAFLNALSDCNRGWRHDPAQTIEVTRLAVETCYWPLFEVEDGVWRLNYRPRRKLPITEYLRLQGRFAHLLRPEFQDLVAEIQAEVDRRWEELLRRCGETA